The Periophthalmus magnuspinnatus isolate fPerMag1 chromosome 10, fPerMag1.2.pri, whole genome shotgun sequence genome segment CCACTGGTGGCAACAGCATTTCAAGAGTCAAGAGAGTCAACCACTTGGGACAGGAACAAAATGCACTTCTTGATACCATTGAGGCTTTGTATTCATTTACTTACCATTCCATTGTATAAAGCTAAGCCCTTTAAAAGGACTTACATTTCTAAATGTAAACTTTTGCCAGTCAAGGTCTTGTACATCGTGTGAAGATGAAGCATTTCATTCTAGGTGTAGGATGTCAGTGTCGTTTTGGTTGGACTGTGAGGAGGTCTAGTTTACAAACACGTATGACCTGTGCCCTCTTTGGAAGCAGCAGGACAGGTGGACGCTCAGGCTGGAGCCTGAATAAAGCTCACGGGAGCACAGTAGTAGGTAAAGTGAGTTCAGGACCTACCTTAAAGTCAAAGGTGTAGTTGGTGTAAGGCATCAGGCCGTTCTCGTAGGCGCTCTTCAGCTTGAAGCCGTGGGTGATCCGGCCATTGGACGTGCTGTTCTTGCCGTTGCAGTTAAATTTGGTCAAACTGTCGCTGTAACGCAGCTCCTTGAAGTCCTTGTGAGTGCAGTCCACTCCTCCAGAGCTCAGGTACTCTACCACACCTGAAGCCAAACAATACATATAGGAATACAGGTTATGAGTGTTTTTTTTGAGCTGCTGACAGCACAGAACCATGTCTGTCAGGGTTTTCTAAGTAGGCTGGTACATGTGTAAAACTGATATTTCAGCAGCGGCACTTCTTTCGGagtttgcatttttttacattagcGAAAAGATGGCTACaggtttttggagtttttatcACATATCTGGGAAAAACAGACAGTGGGAAATAATTGTGGAACAAGCAcgtgtgaacaatatacaaatatattacagtgcttacaaaatgttctgtctCCCACAAGACAGTGTCATTTCTTACTCTCAGACATAATGTTACATTTTGGCCAAGGTCATATTTCGCACTTCTTCACGATAGCTTCTTTGATACAGAACGAGTAACACCCACCCTgagatgattaaaaacactggTGTAATTGCAAATTGTTAGACTCTGCATTTGATTCTACATGGACTTCGCATTtgattctgctttgaattttgctgtacgctgcctttaacccgactgtaaaataaaaatctacagaacgattcccgagcctctgcgcctgttcttctgcaacagaacagaaaccgacagaAACTTGGTGGAGGATGTGGTGGTGGAAAGGCATATTTAAACTTCATAGTCACagatattgtttattattacatACTGAAGAATAATATTTCATATCCaacaattataaatacattgtatATGATGTAAAGTTCTTTATTAAGCAGATTATCCACTCAGAAAGTAACTGTTCGTACAAATAAAGACAGCAGCACATTACCCTAAAAGGGCCCTTTCCAAGAGCTTCAACTCCAGTGCCTACATTAACAGGTCTACCAATCAGTGCTAGTGGAGACTCTGCAGCTCAGTAACTGAATTCTGGAGTTTTCTGGAGCTTTCACATTAGACATGGCCTGTGCACGTACTGATCCGGTACATTATCATGGTCATTTTTACACCAGAAACAGCACagactacaaacatgttaaCCATTGGTACTGCAAAAGCCTTTTGGGATTAGGGTTACAGCGCGGCTCAAACCCCTCACGGTGCCAGCTGCAACACTATGAGAAGTCTGGGAGGGAGACTTACCAGAGTCTGGGAGGGAGTTGAGGTCAGCGCACAGCACCAGTGGAATGGCATTGGTTTCTCCAGAGACGGACGATAGCTTGAGGCTACGTGTGGCCTTGTCCACGATGTTCTTCACCTCAGACAGGAACATCATGGTCTGGACCAATTTGACGTCTGAGTACTCGGGGTCCCAGTGCATGTGAGCATTGGCCACCAGGAGGAGCTGCTTCTCCATGCCATGGAGGGATTTTCCGGCTTAAATAGAAGATACCTTTAGGTGCTTTTCACAATGTAGCAGCATACAGTATACATGTACACACCCATTTTAATATAAACACCAATAAGATTATGCATGACTTACAGGACACCTCCATCATCTCTTTGCGCACTTCGAGGAGAACAGCCACTCCAATGTTGTCTTTTGTCATGACTCTGTTGAGCATGGCTTCGGAGCCCTCAGAGTTTGCCATGGCCAGCTGGTTAAACTCCACTGTATGCTTCTGCACTGCACTGAACCTGGGGAAACATGAGGCTTCATTATATGCATCAAGAACAAATACAAGCTAAACATGAAATTATGTCTGGGTGGGTTAGGGAAGACGGGCAGGCCCCCTTCACTCTCTACAGTGAATCTTTTGGATGGGATTAATGGCCTGtggttaacttttttttattaatatataaGGACATATTatccattattatttttattattatacattttttattgagGGGGTAAAAACTTCACTACAGTAAAACGCTCATCTGGAAGCATTTGTAGTGAGCTTGAGGTTCCCAGAATACACATGTGTAGTAATAAACACATGAAATTGTTCTTATTGTTGTCCATCAATGAGGAGTTGGGAATAAAAGATGTCCACATACTTTTCCGTCTTGTAGAAAATGGCGCAGCCATCCACATGTTTCCGGTCCGACTCAGACATGGTCCTGGCTCGAGACTTTGGACTGAAGAAGCCATCGTAGCCCTGCTCCTTCAGCTCCGGCAAAAAGAAGCTGTAGTACTGCTCAGTCTCTACTTCCTATAATGCAGTCAGTCAAATCTCTTAAAAATCTCCACAGTATATTGAAAAGAtcacatttcagtgttttatcaCAGCTGTAACCatattaaagcagtatagataTAGACGAATTCCTCAGTGAAACAGCTGTACTGTCATAATGCCCTCTGTAGGTGttattttgtatgtaaaaaTTTGGACAGCATGTTTTACTGCTTCTCATAAgcaattgtttttaattttgtaatgtGATATATAAAAAGGGATCAGTGGATCTTTAATATATAACAGGTATTTGACCTCACCTGCAAACTGATGATGTCTGAATTGCAGCTGAGGATCTCCTGCATGATGGACTTCTTTCTGTATTCCCAGTTTAGAGCCCAGGATGGACAGTAGCCGTACAGCTGACGAGTGGCGTACTTGTCACACAGCACATTGTAGCACATCACTGAAAACAACGCTACAGAAAAGACACTGCAATGTTTAGGTTTACATTAATTATGGTAAAACATATTATGATTCTGCTCAAACTGACCTGATGCTCGCGTCCGGTCAGGCTCCTGCAGTGAAATCCACGACCGAGCTGGGGGCTGCTCTGTTGGTACTGAAGACACCGAAGCAATTACAATTCAACCCATTCTACCTTCGTGTGCACGGTTTTATTTTGGCTTAGAAATGAACAGTTAAAGCCATTAGAGCGGTTCTGATGTAGACATGTATTTAGTTAGCGCTTTATACAATTTTCAAGATTATTTAGGCTATTTATCAGACTAAAGTCTCCTTCCTTCATGTTCATCAGATGTTCATATTTTGCTCATTAATATATGTAAATTGAACTGATATCAGCCATGCAttcagacacaagcacattgTGAAAAACCCA includes the following:
- the cnot6a gene encoding CCR4-NOT transcription complex subunit 6a, translated to MPKEKYDPPDPRRMYTIMSSEEAANGKKSYWAELEISGRVRSLSTALWSLTHLTALHLSDNSLSRIPPDIAKLHNLVYLDLSSNKIRSLPAELGNMVSLRELLLNNNQLRVLPFELGKLFQLQTLGLKGNPLAQEIMSLYQEPDGTRRLLNYLLDNLAGAIKRIPTEQPPARSWISLQEPDRTRASALFSVMCYNVLCDKYATRQLYGYCPSWALNWEYRKKSIMQEILSCNSDIISLQEVETEQYYSFFLPELKEQGYDGFFSPKSRARTMSESDRKHVDGCAIFYKTEKFSAVQKHTVEFNQLAMANSEGSEAMLNRVMTKDNIGVAVLLEVRKEMMEVSSGKSLHGMEKQLLLVANAHMHWDPEYSDVKLVQTMMFLSEVKNIVDKATRSLKLSSVSGETNAIPLVLCADLNSLPDSGVVEYLSSGGVDCTHKDFKELRYSDSLTKFNCNGKNSTSNGRITHGFKLKSAYENGLMPYTNYTFDFKGVIDYIFYSKPHLNVLGILGPLDPHWLVENNVTGCPHPHIPSDHFSLFAQLELLLPNAPPQVNGLHLPTRR